A genomic region of Xanthomonas fragariae contains the following coding sequences:
- a CDS encoding type IV pilus assembly protein FimV codes for MRPIQGLGALLLLTCSGAVMALGLGDIRVLSKPGQPLVAEIPVISNEPGELDDARVALASATTFARVGLERPQGLVSNLQFQFAQDARARAVIRVTSSQAVDQPAINFLIEVEWGQGRLVREYSALVDALNAAAARAEPAIGAPRSVASNAIAREPPAVPVRNRSGQNTAGAAPAALPAASASAAAASQPGDALPTVRSGQTLSEIAAVVARSSGHSLDQTMLALLRTNPDAFINANINRLKQGAVLRTPQEDALAQVGAAEAAVMVREQATQWRQARSAIPQPAEAGAAAAATPIPAALASPTAAGAGARLEIAPAVASQTNKAGATSGTSAEGKGEMVANQQLQQAKEDIATRDAELQDLRTRVADLEKLKQQQQALIAMKDTDLVAAQKRLSETPAAAPQGAGFPLWLIGGLVLIVAAVVAWLAARRRKPSPLPPLPRRQSDFVPVGAAAEAAEPHDDAQAIVPSERDVVHETDFEQIDLREVERSYDAQPPLSDVLRREPLLSEPVAAPPAVTSDDWRSLRATPPAQVVEPEFVEPRYSAPQHVESGQAEPQHVDAGHAVKDLPPTVPSASAATQNSLDFDQANVAPVAAPSASTRREFTSAGRDRLELAAAYMDLGDKDSARGLLLEVAATGDDASRAEAAELLERLT; via the coding sequence ATGCGTCCGATACAAGGGTTAGGTGCGCTGCTGCTGCTGACATGCAGCGGTGCCGTCATGGCGTTGGGGTTGGGCGATATCCGGGTGCTGTCCAAGCCGGGGCAACCGCTGGTGGCCGAGATTCCGGTCATCTCCAACGAGCCCGGCGAACTCGACGACGCACGCGTGGCGCTGGCGTCGGCCACCACGTTTGCGCGGGTCGGTTTGGAGCGGCCGCAGGGATTGGTCAGCAACCTGCAGTTCCAGTTTGCGCAGGACGCGCGCGCGCGCGCGGTGATTCGCGTGACCAGTAGCCAGGCGGTAGACCAGCCGGCGATCAACTTCTTGATCGAAGTGGAGTGGGGCCAGGGCCGCTTGGTGCGCGAATATTCCGCGCTGGTCGACGCGCTAAACGCTGCGGCCGCACGTGCCGAGCCGGCCATCGGAGCGCCGCGGTCCGTGGCCAGTAACGCCATCGCACGCGAGCCCCCAGCCGTACCTGTTAGGAATCGCTCAGGGCAAAACACCGCAGGAGCTGCACCCGCTGCGCTTCCTGCCGCAAGCGCTTCTGCTGCCGCTGCGAGCCAGCCTGGCGATGCCTTGCCGACAGTACGCTCGGGCCAGACCTTGTCGGAGATCGCGGCGGTAGTGGCGCGTTCCAGTGGGCATTCGCTGGATCAGACCATGCTGGCGTTGCTGCGGACCAATCCGGACGCCTTCATCAACGCCAACATCAATCGACTGAAGCAAGGCGCGGTGCTGCGTACGCCGCAGGAAGACGCGTTGGCACAGGTCGGCGCTGCGGAAGCGGCGGTAATGGTGCGCGAGCAGGCAACCCAATGGCGGCAGGCGCGTTCGGCGATCCCGCAGCCCGCCGAAGCCGGCGCCGCTGCTGCGGCTACGCCGATTCCTGCCGCACTTGCTTCACCCACCGCAGCCGGTGCCGGTGCGCGGCTCGAAATCGCCCCTGCAGTGGCGAGTCAGACCAACAAGGCCGGAGCCACGTCCGGCACCAGTGCCGAAGGCAAGGGCGAGATGGTGGCCAACCAACAGTTGCAACAGGCCAAGGAGGACATCGCCACCCGCGATGCGGAATTGCAGGATCTACGCACGCGCGTGGCCGATCTGGAAAAGCTCAAGCAGCAACAGCAAGCCTTGATCGCGATGAAGGACACCGACTTGGTGGCCGCACAAAAGCGCTTGTCGGAAACACCGGCTGCCGCACCACAGGGCGCCGGCTTCCCGTTGTGGTTGATCGGGGGGCTGGTGTTGATCGTCGCCGCCGTGGTCGCGTGGCTGGCTGCACGTCGCCGCAAACCGTCGCCGCTGCCGCCGTTGCCGCGGCGTCAGTCCGACTTCGTGCCTGTCGGCGCCGCTGCAGAAGCAGCCGAGCCGCATGACGATGCGCAGGCCATCGTGCCAAGCGAACGCGATGTGGTGCATGAGACCGACTTCGAGCAGATCGATCTGCGCGAAGTCGAGCGTAGCTACGATGCGCAGCCGCCGCTGTCCGACGTGCTGCGCCGCGAGCCGCTGCTCTCCGAGCCGGTGGCCGCGCCGCCAGCGGTCACCAGCGACGATTGGCGTTCGCTGCGCGCAACGCCGCCAGCGCAGGTGGTAGAGCCGGAGTTCGTTGAGCCTCGGTACTCAGCGCCGCAGCATGTCGAGTCCGGGCAAGCGGAGCCGCAGCACGTAGACGCCGGGCACGCCGTCAAAGATCTGCCGCCGACCGTTCCATCCGCGTCGGCAGCCACGCAGAACAGCCTGGATTTCGATCAAGCCAACGTCGCCCCCGTCGCTGCGCCCAGCGCGTCAACCAGAAGGGAATTCACCTCCGCCGGGCGCGATCGCCTGGAGCTGGCGGCCGCCTATATGGATCTCGGCGACAAGGACAGTGCACGCGGCCTGCTGCTGGAAGTTGCTGCAACCGGCGATGACGCCAGCCGCGCCGAAGCCGCCGAGCTGCTGGAACGCCTGACGTGA
- a CDS encoding VOC family protein, producing MSPAMNSIAAGRAAARERRIDYVEFASIDPEASRAFFETVFGWQFRAFGPDYLTFNDGRLDGGFYRATAPAAAEGGPLVVLYADNLPPMLESVRAAGGEIVKPVFGFPGGSRFHFREPGGTTLAIWSERAAAERE from the coding sequence GTGAGCCCTGCCATGAACAGTATCGCCGCAGGCCGGGCTGCCGCACGCGAACGCCGCATCGATTACGTCGAATTCGCATCCATCGACCCGGAGGCCAGCCGTGCCTTCTTCGAGACCGTGTTCGGCTGGCAATTCCGAGCCTTTGGCCCGGATTATCTGACTTTCAACGACGGCCGCCTGGACGGTGGTTTCTATCGTGCCACTGCGCCAGCAGCTGCCGAAGGCGGCCCGCTGGTCGTGCTGTATGCCGACAACCTGCCACCGATGCTCGAAAGCGTACGTGCTGCAGGCGGCGAGATCGTCAAGCCGGTATTCGGCTTCCCCGGCGGCAGCCGGTTTCATTTTCGCGAGCCGGGTGGCACGACGCTGGCAATATGGTCCGAGCGTGCTGCGGCTGAGCGTGAGTGA
- the truA gene encoding tRNA pseudouridine(38-40) synthase TruA produces the protein MRYALGVEYDGSEFQGWQQLGAHGGPSVQASLQAALSSVADAPVQVVCAGRTDAGVHGECQVVHFDSDACRQPRGWMLGTTARLPPSIAVRWCVLAPADFHARFSARARRYRYRLLNRQIRPVLYRQTLSWERRPLDADAMHTAAQALLGENDFSAFRSVQCQALHARRNLQAITVQRIGEVVEVQVQANAFLHHMVRNIVGSLILVGTGEQPADWIATLLAGRDRTMAGPTAPPQGLVFIGPLYPAEWHLPAEVTQ, from the coding sequence ATGCGTTACGCGCTGGGCGTGGAGTATGACGGCAGCGAATTTCAGGGCTGGCAGCAGTTGGGCGCGCATGGCGGGCCGAGCGTGCAGGCCAGCCTGCAGGCGGCGTTGTCCTCGGTGGCTGACGCACCGGTGCAAGTGGTTTGCGCAGGCCGCACCGATGCCGGCGTGCATGGCGAATGCCAGGTGGTGCATTTCGACAGCGATGCGTGCCGCCAACCGCGCGGCTGGATGCTCGGCACCACCGCGCGCCTGCCGCCTTCGATCGCGGTGCGCTGGTGCGTGCTGGCGCCCGCCGACTTTCATGCGCGGTTTTCCGCGCGCGCGCGCCGTTATCGCTATCGCCTGCTCAATCGTCAGATACGCCCTGTGCTGTATCGGCAGACCTTGAGCTGGGAGCGCCGCCCACTCGATGCCGATGCCATGCATACCGCAGCGCAGGCTTTGCTGGGCGAGAACGACTTCAGCGCATTTCGTAGTGTGCAGTGCCAAGCGTTGCATGCGCGCCGCAACCTGCAGGCTATCACCGTGCAGCGCATCGGCGAGGTGGTAGAGGTGCAAGTGCAGGCCAATGCATTCCTTCATCACATGGTGCGGAATATTGTTGGCTCGCTGATTTTGGTCGGTACCGGCGAGCAGCCGGCCGACTGGATCGCGACGTTGCTCGCCGGACGTGACCGCACTATGGCCGGACCGACAGCGCCGCCACAAGGTCTGGTATTTATCGGGCCTCTGTATCCTGCAGAGTGGCATCTGCCCGCTGAGGTGACCCAATGA
- a CDS encoding phosphoribosylanthranilate isomerase, producing MNRSLYRTRIKFCGMTRAGDIRLAGELGVDAVGFIFAHGSPRRVAPAEARAMRQATAPMVDVVALFRNNLKEEVREVVRTVRPTLLQFHGEEDDAFCRSFNLPYLKAVPMGSAGVNGEDANARTLQLAYPNTAGFLFDSHAPGAGGGTGKTFDWSRLPTGLHRPFLLAGGITDENVFNAIVATLPWGVDVSSGVELAPGIKDGHKMRKFVDEVRRADCHEMS from the coding sequence ATGAATCGATCGCTGTACCGCACCCGTATCAAGTTCTGTGGCATGACCCGCGCCGGTGATATCCGACTGGCCGGCGAGCTGGGTGTGGACGCGGTGGGTTTCATCTTTGCGCATGGCAGCCCGCGGCGCGTGGCACCGGCCGAGGCGCGCGCAATGCGCCAGGCCACCGCGCCGATGGTCGATGTGGTGGCGTTGTTCCGCAACAACTTGAAGGAAGAAGTGCGCGAAGTTGTGCGCACCGTGCGCCCAACCTTGCTGCAGTTTCATGGCGAAGAAGACGACGCGTTCTGCCGTAGTTTCAACTTGCCGTATCTCAAGGCGGTGCCGATGGGCAGCGCTGGCGTGAACGGCGAAGATGCCAACGCGCGTACCTTGCAGCTCGCTTATCCCAATACCGCCGGCTTCCTGTTCGACAGCCATGCGCCCGGCGCAGGCGGCGGCACCGGCAAGACCTTCGACTGGTCGCGCTTGCCGACCGGTCTGCATCGCCCATTTCTGCTGGCTGGCGGTATCACCGACGAAAACGTGTTCAACGCGATCGTGGCGACGTTGCCGTGGGGCGTGGATGTGTCCAGCGGCGTGGAGCTGGCGCCAGGCATCAAGGACGGCCACAAGATGCGCAAGTTCGTCGACGAAGTGCGCCGCGCTGACTGCCACGAAATGAGCTGA
- a CDS encoding IS5 family transposase (programmed frameshift) → MTRRKEIPIALWKRIEPLIPQVKRSPKGGRPRISDQQALNGIVYVLRTGVPWEDLPMELGYSSGMTCWRRLRDWQAAGVWHRLHQVLLAERRRAQTLDLSRAGLDAASVAFPPGGPYTGPNPTDRGKRGSKRHLIVDRNGIPLAVCVTGANRHDSVVFEELIDALPPIGGKPGRPRRWPDKLHADKAYDIDRCRAFLKQRGIIARIARKGIARNDRLGRHRWVVERTHAWFAGMGKLRIRFERRIDLHLALLSLACSIVCLRLLPGFC, encoded by the exons ATGACACGTCGCAAAGAGATCCCCATTGCGCTGTGGAAGCGCATCGAGCCGCTGATTCCGCAAGTGAAGCGTTCGCCCAAAGGTGGACGGCCGCGTATCAGTGATCAGCAAGCCCTCAACGGCATCGTCTATGTCCTGCGCACGGGCGTGCCGTGGGAAGACCTGCCTATGGAGCTGGGCTACAGCAGCGGCATGACCTGCTGGCGCCGGTTGCGTGATTGGCAGGCCGCCGGTGTGTGGCATCGTCTGCATCAGGTGTTGCTGGCCGAGCGACGTCGCGCTCAGACGCTGGACCTGAGCCGAGCTGGTCTGGACGCCGCTAGCGTAGCCT TCCCCCCGGGGGGCCCATATACCGGGCCGAACCCGACCGATCGCGGCAAACGCGGCAGCAAACGGCATCTGATCGTCGATCGCAACGGCATCCCCTTGGCGGTGTGCGTCACCGGCGCCAATCGGCACGACTCAGTCGTGTTCGAGGAGTTGATCGACGCCTTGCCGCCAATTGGTGGCAAACCAGGGCGCCCGCGACGTTGGCCAGACAAATTGCACGCCGACAAGGCTTACGACATCGACCGCTGTCGCGCCTTCCTCAAGCAGCGCGGCATCATTGCGCGGATCGCACGCAAGGGGATCGCGCGCAACGACCGGTTGGGCCGTCATCGCTGGGTCGTCGAGCGCACCCATGCCTGGTTCGCAGGCATGGGCAAACTGCGCATCCGCTTTGAACGCCGCATCGATCTCCACTTGGCGTTGCTCTCGCTTGCTTGCTCCATCGTCTGCTTACGGCTTCTTCCTGGGTTTTGTTAG
- a CDS encoding IS5 family transposase — translation MQLKFGDAEGLGKRKQTRREIFLAEMEQVVPWRHLLGLIAPHYPVSGRPGRQPYALATMLRIHLLQQWYALSDPAMEEALHEIRTLRRFARLGGLDNVPDETTILNFRRLLETHGLAARMLEAVNADLVRKGQSLRSGTIVDATLIAAPSSTKNTDRARDPEMHQTKKGNQWYFGMKAHIGVDEFSGLVHHVRCTAANVADVTVTHALLHGKEDSVFGDSGYTGADKREELQTCKAGFFKAGFFIAAKRSTIQAIGNKRERRQEERWEYFKASVRAKVEHPFRVIKRQFGYTKVRYRGLAKNTAHVLTLFALSNLWMVRRQLLPARG, via the coding sequence ATGCAACTGAAGTTCGGTGACGCTGAAGGTTTGGGCAAGCGCAAGCAGACTCGCCGCGAGATCTTCCTGGCCGAGATGGAGCAGGTGGTTCCGTGGAGGCATTTGCTCGGACTGATCGCGCCGCACTATCCGGTGTCGGGGCGGCCTGGTCGACAGCCGTACGCACTGGCGACGATGTTGCGGATTCATTTGCTGCAGCAGTGGTATGCGTTGAGCGATCCGGCGATGGAAGAAGCGTTGCACGAGATCCGGACCTTGCGCCGTTTTGCCCGGCTCGGTGGTTTGGACAATGTTCCCGACGAGACCACGATTCTCAACTTTCGCCGCTTGCTGGAAACCCATGGCCTTGCAGCGCGGATGCTGGAGGCCGTCAACGCGGATCTGGTGCGCAAGGGTCAGAGCCTGCGGTCCGGCACGATCGTCGATGCAACCCTGATCGCTGCGCCCAGTTCGACCAAGAACACCGACCGCGCGCGCGACCCTGAAATGCATCAGACCAAGAAAGGCAATCAGTGGTATTTTGGGATGAAGGCACACATCGGCGTGGATGAGTTTTCCGGGCTGGTGCACCACGTCCGTTGTACGGCTGCCAATGTGGCCGATGTCACGGTGACCCACGCATTGCTGCACGGCAAAGAAGACAGTGTGTTCGGCGACAGCGGCTACACCGGTGCGGACAAACGCGAAGAACTGCAGACCTGCAAGGCTGGTTTTTTCAAGGCTGGTTTTTTCATTGCCGCCAAGCGTTCGACGATTCAAGCCATTGGCAACAAACGCGAGCGCCGCCAGGAAGAACGTTGGGAATACTTCAAAGCAAGTGTGCGTGCGAAGGTGGAGCATCCATTCCGCGTGATCAAACGCCAGTTTGGCTACACCAAGGTCCGCTATCGCGGCTTGGCCAAGAACACCGCGCATGTGCTGACCCTGTTCGCACTATCCAATCTATGGATGGTGCGCCGGCAGTTGCTGCCGGCCAGGGGATAA